Proteins co-encoded in one Rhopalosiphum maidis isolate BTI-1 chromosome 2, ASM367621v3, whole genome shotgun sequence genomic window:
- the LOC113551922 gene encoding uncharacterized protein LOC113551922 isoform X4 codes for MDADVDSAWISTQAIVSTDIQPDNEREKIHDYGCIVLNGMVDNGRYILKEGDNTIGRHPLNDIYIEHPSVSMNHAVIQCDSDGVVLLDKGSLNKTKLNKKNLRKDVAYFLEENALLMFGEVQADYFINGESNEVTNNSKSIASDNISAHKGTQNDGLSLSKLSNTINTSKSFRTDIPNAITDFNVSLIRNSSTCRIEKEVSQTITGSESAMNTLNDIHTELNSSSPSDEYLLEALSQVETMQNNIHSNKIFNNLSNKNTSIINPTESMPKITREDTPSPVMDLGSSFVTTNITPESIFQSPNKMNTELIREDTPSPVMDLGSSFVTTNITPESIFQSPNKINTELIREDTPSPVMDFGCYNDYFENKLETNNHDVISAIQSPNKDDKFNNTQILEIPNLKSENESISINQSFGEKQNVSMNNFKNSFDADDNDILFCESQKVKSGDQSSIPTTHLFNVPSNCNLSSSNNINSNKQYSVKPAEPLNITKKSRIHNDGLNSVSEQNRLPLTISNLKSATEGHNIDKHKRNVNTFEADDDDIFSNFIEEECKSQQQNLNLHENQDFFNCPTQKNSIPKKENEKPKISSSINEEETQKPQELSKLSKTKTSTSNIDSNSINGDLIEVLKKDNEDFFDCPTQKLNISKKINPKPKVPSTIHKEEIQKFFEFSKLSNNNLIVSKSHSTSIHEDLTQIPEMDDDFFNLPTQKISISKKVNEKPKLSSSIQEEETQKSTEFTQLSKTKTSTSNIDSNCVNEDLTEVLKIDNEDFFDCPTQKLSITKKVHLKPKVSSTIHEQETQNILEFSKPSKNNLTVLKKHSTSIHEELTQVPEMDDDFFNCPTQKYALAKKINEKPILSSSIYEEEAQKPSELAHLSKTKNNTSINDSNSINEDLTEVLKIDNEDFFNCPTQKLSITKKVHLKPKVSSTIHEQETQNILDFSKPSKKKLTVSKKHSTSINKESTQIPEMDDDFFNCPTQKYTMSKNINEKPIISNSIHEEETQKPTELAQLSITKSNTSSIDSTSINENLTEVLKIDNEDFFDCPTQKLSNTKKVNRKSKVSSTIHEQETQNILEFSKPSKNYSSSVQEDLTQIPDVDDDFFNRPTQKISISNNIVEKPRISNSIHEEETQKPTELTQLSITKTNTSSIDSTSINENLTEVLKIDNEDFFDCPTQKLLITKKVHLKPKVSSTIHEQETQNILEFSKLSKNNSTASKNYSTSVQEDLTQIPEMDDDFFNRPTQKISISKNIVEKPKISNSIHEEETQNPTEFAQLSITKSNTSSIDSTSINENLTEVLKIDNEDFFDCPTQKLSTTKKVNRKSKVSSTIHEQETQNILEFSKPSKNYSSSVQEDLTQIPDVDDDFFNRPTQKISISNNIVEKPRISNSIHEEETQKSTELVQFNNTKTSISNTDSINIKKELTKVLKIDNDDFFNCPTQKLSFTKNTDLKPKVSSTVHDEVTQELIDKPIGNIESTSNSNTISKHKSSIQVPEIDNDFFNCPTQNISIAKKINLLANVSSIANKENTQKPAEFSELNKTNTNISKTDFTNKYNDFDKLNNHRQAIEPDNKNVQKSKCINSNTIDLSNVQLPVCNDNSSNSLKINKPKIYVREDLCISYSGNSSNSTNILNKPNENTVVQKLLLIEKLI; via the exons ATGGACGCAGATGTGGATTCCGCTTGGATATCCACACAAGCTATTGTAAGTACTGATATCCAACCGGACAACGAACGAGAAAAAATTCATGAT tatggTTGCATTGTTTTAAATGGTATGGTTGACAATGGGCGTTATATACTCAAAGAAGGTGATAATACAATTGGACGACATCCCTTAAATGATATCTACATCGAACATCCG tcaGTGTCAATGAATCACGCTGTTATTCAATGTGATTCTGACGGTGTTGTTCTATTAGATAAAggaagtttaaataaaactaaacttaATAAg aaaaacttGAGGAAAGATGTTGCTTATTTTCTTGAAGAAAATGCTTTATTGATGTTTGGAGAAGTCCAAGCTGATTATTTCATAAACGGAGAATCTAATGAAGTTACAAATAATAGCAAATccatag caTCAGATAACATTTCTGCACACAAAGGAACGCAAAATGATGGACTTTCCTTATCAAAATTGTCTAATACA ATCAATACTTCAAAATCTTTTAGAACAGACATACCTAATGCAATTACTGATTTTAATGTATCCTTAATCAGAAATAGTTCTACGTGTCGAATAGAAAAAGAAGTTTCTCAAACCATTACTGGATCTGAAAGTGCTATGAATACTCTCAATGATATACACACAGAATTAAATTCTTCAAGTCCCAgtgatgaatatttattagaagcTCTTAGCCAAGTAGAAACAATGCAAAATAACATACAttctaacaaaatatttaacaatttatcaaataaaaatacttctaTAATAAACCCAACAGAATCTATGCCTAAAATAACACGAGAAGATACTCCTAGTCCTGTAATGGATCTTGGAAGTTCATTTGTAACTACTAACATAACACCGGAAAGTATATTTCAGTCtcctaataaaatgaatacagaATTAATTCGAGAAGACACTCCTAGTCCTGTAATGGATCTTGGAAGTTCATTTGTAACTACTAACATAACACCGGAAAGTATATTTCAGTctcctaataaaattaatacagaaTTAATTCGAGAAGACACTCCTAGTCCTGTAATGGATTTTGGATGttacaatgattattttgaaaataaacttgaaACCAATAATCATGATGTAATATCAGCCATTCAGTCCCCAAATAAAGATgacaaattcaataatactCAAATTTTGGAAATACCTAATCTTAAATCTGAAAATGAATctatttcaataaatcaatCATTTGGTGAGaaacaaaatgtatctatgaataatttcaaaaatagttttgatgCAGAtgacaatgatattttattttgtgaatcCCAGAAAGTTAAATCTGGTGATCAATCAAGTATTCCAactacacatttatttaatgttcccAGTAATTGCAACTTATCAAgttcaaacaatattaattcaaataaacaatactcTGTAAAACCAGCAGAACCTTTaaacataactaaaaaaagtCGGATACACAATGATGGTCTAAACAGTGTTTCTGAACAAAATAGATTACCATTAACAATATCTAATTTGAAATCTGCCACCGAAGgtcataatattgataaacataaaagaaatgttaatacttttgaagcggatgatgatgatattttcagtaattttattgaagAAGAATGTAAATCTCagcaacaaaatttaaatttgcatgAAAATCAAGACTTTTTCAACTGCCCtacacaaaaaaattcaattcctaaaaaggaaaatgaaaaaccaaaaatatcttCTTCAATAAACGAAGAAGAAACACAAAAACCTCAAGAACTTTCAAAACTcagtaaaacaaaaactagTACTTCAAACATTGACTCTAATAGTATTAATGGAGACTTAATAGAGGTTCTTAAAAAAGATAATGAAGACTTTTTCGATTGTCcaacacaaaaattaaatatttctaaaaaaataaatcccaaACCAAAAGTTCCTTCTACAATACATAAAgaagaaattcaaaaattttttgaattctcaaaactaagtaataataatttaattgtgtcAAAAAGTCATTCAACCAGTATTCATGAAGATTTAACACAGATCCCTGAAATGGATGATGATTTTTTCAACTTGCCTAcgcaaaaaatttcaatttctaaaaagGTAAATGAAAAACCAAAATTGTCTTCTTCAATACAGGAAGAAGAAACGCAAAAATCAACAGAGTTTACACAACTcagtaaaacaaaaactagTACTTCAAACATTGACTCTAATTGTGTTAATGAAGACTTAACAGAGGTTcttaaaatagataatgaaGATTTTTTCGATTGCCCAACacaaaaattgtcaattacTAAAAAAGTACATCTAAAACCAAAAGTTTCTTCTACAATTCATGAACAGgaaactcaaaatattttagaattctcAAAACctagcaaaaataatttaaccgtgttaaaaaaacattcaactAGTATACATGAAGAATTAACACAAGTTCCTGAAATGGATGatgattttttcaattgtCCTACTCAAAAATATGCATTGGCTAAAAAGATAAATGAAAAACCAATACTATCTTCTTCAATATATGAAGAAGAAGCACAAAAACCTTCAGAGCTCGCACACCtcagtaaaacaaaaaataatacttctaTCAATGATTCTAACAGTATCAATGAAGACCTAACAGAGGTTcttaaaatagataatgaaGATTTTTTCAATTGCCCAACacaaaaattgtcaattactaaaaaagtacatttaaaACCAAAAGTTTCTTCTACAATTCATGAACAAgaaactcaaaatattttagacttCTCAAAAcctagcaaaaaaaaattaactgtgTCGAAAAAACATTCAActagtataaataaagaatCGACACAGATCCCTGAAATGGATGATGATTTTTTCAACTGTCCtactcaaaaatatacaatgtctaaaaatataaatgaaaaaccaataatatcaaattcaaTACACGAAGAAGAAACACAAAAACCTACAGAGCTTGCACAACTCAGTATAACAAAATCCAATACTTCTAGCATTGATTCTACCAGTATCAATGAAAACCTAACAGAGGTTcttaaaatagataatgaaGATTTTTTCGATTGCCCAACACAAAAATTGtcaaatactaaaaaagtaaatcgaaaatcaaaagtttCTTCTACAATTCATGAACAGgaaactcaaaatattttagaattttcaaaacctagcaaaaattattcatctaGTGTGCAAGAAGATTTAACTCAAATTCCAGATGTGGACGATGACTTTTTCAACCGCCCTActcaaaaaatttcaatttctaataatatagtagaaaAACCAAGAATATCAAATTCAATACATGAAGAAGAAACACAAAAACCTACAGAGCTTACACAACTCAGTATAACAAAAACCAATACTTCTAGCATTGATTCTACCAGTATCAATGAAAACCTAACAGAGGTTcttaaaatagataatgaaGATTTTTTCGATTGCCCAacacaaaaattgttaattactaaaaaagtaCATCTAAAACCAAAAGTTTCTTCTACAATTCATGAACAAgaaactcaaaatattttagaattttcaaaacttagcaaaaataattcaactgcgtctaaaaattattcaactagTGTGCAAGAAGATTTAACTCAAATTCCAGAAATGGATGATGACTTTTTCAACCGCCCTActcaaaaaatttcaatttctaaaaatatagtagaaaaaccaaaaatatcaaattcaaTACATGAAGAAGAAACACAAAATCCTACAGAGTTTGCACAACTCAGTATAACAAAATCCAATACTTCTAGCATTGATTCTACCAGTATCAATGAAAACCTAACGGAAGTTcttaaaatagataatgaaGATTTTTTCGATTGCCCAACACAAAAATTGTCAActactaaaaaagtaaatcgaaaatcaaaagtttCTTCTACAATTCATGAACAGgaaactcaaaatattttagaattttcaaaacctagcaaaaattattcatctaGTGTGCAAGAAGATTTAACTCAAATTCCAGATGTGGACGATGACTTTTTCAACCGCCCTActcaaaaaatttcaatttctaataatatagtagaaaAACCAAGAATATCAAATTCAATACATGAAGAAGAAACACAAAAATCTACAGAGCTTGTGcaattcaataatacaaaaactagTATTTCTAACACTGATtccatcaatataaaaaaagaattaacaAAGGTTcttaaaatagataatgatGATTTTTTCAACTGTCCAACacaaaaattgtcatttactAAAAACACAGATCTAAAACCAAAAGTGTCTTCTACTGTACATGATGAAGTAACACAAGAACTTATAGATAAACCTATTGGAAATATAGAAAGTACATCCAATAGTAATACAATCAGTAAACATAAAAGTTCAATTCAGGTTCCCGAAATAGACAATGATTTCTTCAACTGTCCTACACAAAACATTTCAattgctaaaaaaataaatttattagctAATGTATCTAGTATagcaaataaagaaaatactcAAAAACCTGCTGAGTTttcagaattaaataaaacaaatactaatatttctaAGACTGattttaccaataaatataatgatttcg ATAAACTAAACAACCATAGACAAGCTATTGAACCTGACAATAAAAAcgttcaaaaatcaaagtgTATTAACTCTAATACAATTGACCTATCAAATGTCCAACTACCAGTATGTAACGATAATTCTTCTAacagcttaaaaattaataaaccaaaaatttATGTTAGAGAAGATCTATGCATATCATATTCTGGCAATTCAAGCAATTCCacaaatatcttaaataaacCTAATGAAAATact GTTGTTCAAAAACTTCTATTGATAGAAAAACTGATTTAA
- the LOC113551922 gene encoding protein PF14_0175 isoform X1 — protein sequence MDADVDSAWISTQAIVSTDIQPDNEREKIHDYGCIVLNGMVDNGRYILKEGDNTIGRHPLNDIYIEHPSVSMNHAVIQCDSDGVVLLDKGSLNKTKLNKKNLRKDVAYFLEENALLMFGEVQADYFINGESNEVTNNSKSIASDNISAHKGTQNDGLSLSKLSNTINTSKSFRTDIPNAITDFNVSLIRNSSTCRIEKEVSQTITGSESAMNTLNDIHTELNSSSPSDEYLLEALSQVETMQNNIHSNKIFNNLSNKNTSIINPTESMPKITREDTPSPVMDLGSSFVTTNITPESIFQSPNKMNTELIREDTPSPVMDLGSSFVTTNITPESIFQSPNKINTELIREDTPSPVMDFGCYNDYFENKLETNNHDVISAIQSPNKDDKFNNTQILEIPNLKSENESISINQSFGEKQNVSMNNFKNSFDADDNDILFCESQKVKSGDQSSIPTTHLFNVPSNCNLSSSNNINSNKQYSVKPAEPLNITKKSRIHNDGLNSVSEQNRLPLTISNLKSATEGHNIDKHKRNVNTFEADDDDIFSNFIEEECKSQQQNLNLHENQDFFNCPTQKNSIPKKENEKPKISSSINEEETQKPQELSKLSKTKTSTSNIDSNSINGDLIEVLKKDNEDFFDCPTQKLNISKKINPKPKVPSTIHKEEIQKFFEFSKLSNNNLIVSKSHSTSIHEDLTQIPEMDDDFFNLPTQKISISKKVNEKPKLSSSIQEEETQKSTEFTQLSKTKTSTSNIDSNCVNEDLTEVLKIDNEDFFDCPTQKLSITKKVHLKPKVSSTIHEQETQNILEFSKPSKNNLTVLKKHSTSIHEELTQVPEMDDDFFNCPTQKYALAKKINEKPILSSSIYEEEAQKPSELAHLSKTKNNTSINDSNSINEDLTEVLKIDNEDFFNCPTQKLSITKKVHLKPKVSSTIHEQETQNILDFSKPSKKKLTVSKKHSTSINKESTQIPEMDDDFFNCPTQKYTMSKNINEKPIISNSIHEEETQKPTELAQLSITKSNTSSIDSTSINENLTEVLKIDNEDFFDCPTQKLSNTKKVNRKSKVSSTIHEQETQNILEFSKPSKNYSSSVQEDLTQIPDVDDDFFNRPTQKISISNNIVEKPRISNSIHEEETQKPTELTQLSITKTNTSSIDSTSINENLTEVLKIDNEDFFDCPTQKLLITKKVHLKPKVSSTIHEQETQNILEFSKLSKNNSTASKNYSTSVQEDLTQIPEMDDDFFNRPTQKISISKNIVEKPKISNSIHEEETQNPTEFAQLSITKSNTSSIDSTSINENLTEVLKIDNEDFFDCPTQKLSTTKKVNRKSKVSSTIHEQETQNILEFSKPSKNYSSSVQEDLTQIPDVDDDFFNRPTQKISISNNIVEKPRISNSIHEEETQKSTELVQFNNTKTSISNTDSINIKKELTKVLKIDNDDFFNCPTQKLSFTKNTDLKPKVSSTVHDEVTQELIDKPIGNIESTSNSNTISKHKSSIQVPEIDNDFFNCPTQNISIAKKINLLANVSSIANKENTQKPAEFSELNKTNTNISKTDFTNKYNDFDKLNNHRQAIEPDNKNVQKSKCINSNTIDLSNVQLPVCNDNSSNSLKINKPKIYVREDLCISYSGNSSNSTNILNKPNENTVMNNINITVPILKNINLTGCSKTSIDRKTDLNTLSSIKQEHLTDDSVQSRVSISRKHNDRLKRMDESIFSPLNIPDISANSLLEHHSSSKTVEDNLNALNCKPSTSSNDASVWKSFWNKKKVQCQVKGKSDKQGNSKITHEVKENKERYQTRAMTRKENASILNRKRKQDGVEESNKKICTRKKILESLVENSTETVVSFSYLKSRHLQEMKQFVDKTGGTVTDEITECSVLVTDKIRCTMKILSAIARGCPIVNANWLKHSYTVQMFQDVDDFLIVDKDAERKYKFQLKESLAKAKTKRLLDGYNVLVTPSVKPGPQEMKVIISCAGGNYVLNWTNTQYSKELIVTCDKDRNRWKPAWDNDFAKIIDSDTLVTSIIRQKLTI from the exons ATGGACGCAGATGTGGATTCCGCTTGGATATCCACACAAGCTATTGTAAGTACTGATATCCAACCGGACAACGAACGAGAAAAAATTCATGAT tatggTTGCATTGTTTTAAATGGTATGGTTGACAATGGGCGTTATATACTCAAAGAAGGTGATAATACAATTGGACGACATCCCTTAAATGATATCTACATCGAACATCCG tcaGTGTCAATGAATCACGCTGTTATTCAATGTGATTCTGACGGTGTTGTTCTATTAGATAAAggaagtttaaataaaactaaacttaATAAg aaaaacttGAGGAAAGATGTTGCTTATTTTCTTGAAGAAAATGCTTTATTGATGTTTGGAGAAGTCCAAGCTGATTATTTCATAAACGGAGAATCTAATGAAGTTACAAATAATAGCAAATccatag caTCAGATAACATTTCTGCACACAAAGGAACGCAAAATGATGGACTTTCCTTATCAAAATTGTCTAATACA ATCAATACTTCAAAATCTTTTAGAACAGACATACCTAATGCAATTACTGATTTTAATGTATCCTTAATCAGAAATAGTTCTACGTGTCGAATAGAAAAAGAAGTTTCTCAAACCATTACTGGATCTGAAAGTGCTATGAATACTCTCAATGATATACACACAGAATTAAATTCTTCAAGTCCCAgtgatgaatatttattagaagcTCTTAGCCAAGTAGAAACAATGCAAAATAACATACAttctaacaaaatatttaacaatttatcaaataaaaatacttctaTAATAAACCCAACAGAATCTATGCCTAAAATAACACGAGAAGATACTCCTAGTCCTGTAATGGATCTTGGAAGTTCATTTGTAACTACTAACATAACACCGGAAAGTATATTTCAGTCtcctaataaaatgaatacagaATTAATTCGAGAAGACACTCCTAGTCCTGTAATGGATCTTGGAAGTTCATTTGTAACTACTAACATAACACCGGAAAGTATATTTCAGTctcctaataaaattaatacagaaTTAATTCGAGAAGACACTCCTAGTCCTGTAATGGATTTTGGATGttacaatgattattttgaaaataaacttgaaACCAATAATCATGATGTAATATCAGCCATTCAGTCCCCAAATAAAGATgacaaattcaataatactCAAATTTTGGAAATACCTAATCTTAAATCTGAAAATGAATctatttcaataaatcaatCATTTGGTGAGaaacaaaatgtatctatgaataatttcaaaaatagttttgatgCAGAtgacaatgatattttattttgtgaatcCCAGAAAGTTAAATCTGGTGATCAATCAAGTATTCCAactacacatttatttaatgttcccAGTAATTGCAACTTATCAAgttcaaacaatattaattcaaataaacaatactcTGTAAAACCAGCAGAACCTTTaaacataactaaaaaaagtCGGATACACAATGATGGTCTAAACAGTGTTTCTGAACAAAATAGATTACCATTAACAATATCTAATTTGAAATCTGCCACCGAAGgtcataatattgataaacataaaagaaatgttaatacttttgaagcggatgatgatgatattttcagtaattttattgaagAAGAATGTAAATCTCagcaacaaaatttaaatttgcatgAAAATCAAGACTTTTTCAACTGCCCtacacaaaaaaattcaattcctaaaaaggaaaatgaaaaaccaaaaatatcttCTTCAATAAACGAAGAAGAAACACAAAAACCTCAAGAACTTTCAAAACTcagtaaaacaaaaactagTACTTCAAACATTGACTCTAATAGTATTAATGGAGACTTAATAGAGGTTCTTAAAAAAGATAATGAAGACTTTTTCGATTGTCcaacacaaaaattaaatatttctaaaaaaataaatcccaaACCAAAAGTTCCTTCTACAATACATAAAgaagaaattcaaaaattttttgaattctcaaaactaagtaataataatttaattgtgtcAAAAAGTCATTCAACCAGTATTCATGAAGATTTAACACAGATCCCTGAAATGGATGATGATTTTTTCAACTTGCCTAcgcaaaaaatttcaatttctaaaaagGTAAATGAAAAACCAAAATTGTCTTCTTCAATACAGGAAGAAGAAACGCAAAAATCAACAGAGTTTACACAACTcagtaaaacaaaaactagTACTTCAAACATTGACTCTAATTGTGTTAATGAAGACTTAACAGAGGTTcttaaaatagataatgaaGATTTTTTCGATTGCCCAACacaaaaattgtcaattacTAAAAAAGTACATCTAAAACCAAAAGTTTCTTCTACAATTCATGAACAGgaaactcaaaatattttagaattctcAAAACctagcaaaaataatttaaccgtgttaaaaaaacattcaactAGTATACATGAAGAATTAACACAAGTTCCTGAAATGGATGatgattttttcaattgtCCTACTCAAAAATATGCATTGGCTAAAAAGATAAATGAAAAACCAATACTATCTTCTTCAATATATGAAGAAGAAGCACAAAAACCTTCAGAGCTCGCACACCtcagtaaaacaaaaaataatacttctaTCAATGATTCTAACAGTATCAATGAAGACCTAACAGAGGTTcttaaaatagataatgaaGATTTTTTCAATTGCCCAACacaaaaattgtcaattactaaaaaagtacatttaaaACCAAAAGTTTCTTCTACAATTCATGAACAAgaaactcaaaatattttagacttCTCAAAAcctagcaaaaaaaaattaactgtgTCGAAAAAACATTCAActagtataaataaagaatCGACACAGATCCCTGAAATGGATGATGATTTTTTCAACTGTCCtactcaaaaatatacaatgtctaaaaatataaatgaaaaaccaataatatcaaattcaaTACACGAAGAAGAAACACAAAAACCTACAGAGCTTGCACAACTCAGTATAACAAAATCCAATACTTCTAGCATTGATTCTACCAGTATCAATGAAAACCTAACAGAGGTTcttaaaatagataatgaaGATTTTTTCGATTGCCCAACACAAAAATTGtcaaatactaaaaaagtaaatcgaaaatcaaaagtttCTTCTACAATTCATGAACAGgaaactcaaaatattttagaattttcaaaacctagcaaaaattattcatctaGTGTGCAAGAAGATTTAACTCAAATTCCAGATGTGGACGATGACTTTTTCAACCGCCCTActcaaaaaatttcaatttctaataatatagtagaaaAACCAAGAATATCAAATTCAATACATGAAGAAGAAACACAAAAACCTACAGAGCTTACACAACTCAGTATAACAAAAACCAATACTTCTAGCATTGATTCTACCAGTATCAATGAAAACCTAACAGAGGTTcttaaaatagataatgaaGATTTTTTCGATTGCCCAacacaaaaattgttaattactaaaaaagtaCATCTAAAACCAAAAGTTTCTTCTACAATTCATGAACAAgaaactcaaaatattttagaattttcaaaacttagcaaaaataattcaactgcgtctaaaaattattcaactagTGTGCAAGAAGATTTAACTCAAATTCCAGAAATGGATGATGACTTTTTCAACCGCCCTActcaaaaaatttcaatttctaaaaatatagtagaaaaaccaaaaatatcaaattcaaTACATGAAGAAGAAACACAAAATCCTACAGAGTTTGCACAACTCAGTATAACAAAATCCAATACTTCTAGCATTGATTCTACCAGTATCAATGAAAACCTAACGGAAGTTcttaaaatagataatgaaGATTTTTTCGATTGCCCAACACAAAAATTGTCAActactaaaaaagtaaatcgaaaatcaaaagtttCTTCTACAATTCATGAACAGgaaactcaaaatattttagaattttcaaaacctagcaaaaattattcatctaGTGTGCAAGAAGATTTAACTCAAATTCCAGATGTGGACGATGACTTTTTCAACCGCCCTActcaaaaaatttcaatttctaataatatagtagaaaAACCAAGAATATCAAATTCAATACATGAAGAAGAAACACAAAAATCTACAGAGCTTGTGcaattcaataatacaaaaactagTATTTCTAACACTGATtccatcaatataaaaaaagaattaacaAAGGTTcttaaaatagataatgatGATTTTTTCAACTGTCCAACacaaaaattgtcatttactAAAAACACAGATCTAAAACCAAAAGTGTCTTCTACTGTACATGATGAAGTAACACAAGAACTTATAGATAAACCTATTGGAAATATAGAAAGTACATCCAATAGTAATACAATCAGTAAACATAAAAGTTCAATTCAGGTTCCCGAAATAGACAATGATTTCTTCAACTGTCCTACACAAAACATTTCAattgctaaaaaaataaatttattagctAATGTATCTAGTATagcaaataaagaaaatactcAAAAACCTGCTGAGTTttcagaattaaataaaacaaatactaatatttctaAGACTGattttaccaataaatataatgatttcg ATAAACTAAACAACCATAGACAAGCTATTGAACCTGACAATAAAAAcgttcaaaaatcaaagtgTATTAACTCTAATACAATTGACCTATCAAATGTCCAACTACCAGTATGTAACGATAATTCTTCTAacagcttaaaaattaataaaccaaaaatttATGTTAGAGAAGATCTATGCATATCATATTCTGGCAATTCAAGCAATTCCacaaatatcttaaataaacCTAATGAAAATactgtaatgaataatataaatattacagtgcctattttaaaaaacattaatttaacagGTTGTTCAAAAACTTCTATTGATAGAAAAACTGATTTAAACACATTATCCTCTATTAAGCAAGAACATTTAACTGATGATTCTGTGCAGTCTCGAGTATCTATTTCCCGTAAACATAATGACCGACTGAAACGAATGGATGAATCTATATTTAGTCCATTAAATATACCTGATATAAGTGCAAACTCATTGTTAGAACATCATTCATCTTCAAAAACTGttgaagataatttaaatgccTTGAACTGTAAACCATCTACTTCTAGTAATGATGCTTCTGTGTGGAAATCATTTTGGAATAAGAAAAAAGTACAATGTCAGGTTAAAGGAAAAAGTGATAAACAAGGTAATAGCAAAATCACACATGAAGTTAAAGAGAATAAAGAACGGTACCAGACAAGAGCAATGACTAGAAAAGAAAATGCATCAATACTTAATAGAAAACGAAAGCAGGATGGTGTTGAAgaaagtaacaaaaaaatatgtaccaggaaaaaaatattagaatcatTG gtTGAAAATTCAACAGAAACTGTTGTTAGTTTTAGTTACCTCAAGAGCCGTCACCTGCAAGAAATGAAACAATTTGTTGACAAAAcag GAGGTACGGTTACAGACGAGATTACAGAATGTTCAGTGTTGGTAACAGACAAGATACGTTGTACAATGAAAATACTGTCGGCAATAGCTAGAGGATGTCCAATTGTCAATGCCAATTGGCTCAAACATTCTTATACTGTTCAAATGTTTCAAG acgttgatgattttttaattgtggATAAAGATGCAGAAAGAAAATACAAGTTTCAGCTAAAAGAATCATTAGCCAAAGCCAAAACGAAAAGACTCCTAGATGGATATAATGTGCTGGTTACTCCATCAGTGAAACCTGGTCCCCAAGAAATGAAAG TGATTATAAGTTGTGCTGGCGGCAATTATGTCTTAAATTGGACAAATACACAATACTCAAAGGAATTGATTGTAACGTGCGATAAAGATCGCAATCGATGGAAGCCAGCGTGGGATAATGATTTTGCCAAAATAATAGACAGTGACACTCTTGTAACATCGATTATTagacaaaaattaactatataa